The Equus asinus isolate D_3611 breed Donkey chromosome 22, EquAss-T2T_v2, whole genome shotgun sequence genome has a segment encoding these proteins:
- the PCBP2 gene encoding poly(rC)-binding protein 2 isoform X25, translating to MDTGVIEGGLNVTLTIRLLMHGKFSPFQEVGSIIGKKGESVKKMREESGARINISEGNCPERIITLAGPTNAIFKAFAMIIDKLEEDISSSMTNSTAASRPPVTLRLVVPASQCGSLIGKGGCKIKEIRESTGAQVQVAGDMLPNSTERAITIAGIPQSIIECVKQICVVMLETLSQSPPKGVTIPYRPKPSSSPVIFAGGQDRYSTGSDSASFPHTTPSMCLNPDLEGPPLEAYTIQGQYAIPQPDLTKLHQLAMQQSHFPMTHGNTGFSGIESSSPEVKGYWAGLDASAQTTSHELTIPNDLIGCIIGRQGAKINEIRQMSGAQIKIANPVEGSTDRQVTITGSAASISLAQYLINVSRPWT from the exons ATGGACACCGGTGTGATTGAAGGTGGATTAAATGTCACTCTCACCATCCGGCTACTTATGCATGGAAAG TTTTCTCCATTTCAGGAAGTTGGCAGTATCATCGGAAAG AAAGGAGAATCGGTTAAGAAGATGCGCGAGGAG AGTGGTGCACGTATCAACATCTCAGAAGGGAATTGTCCTGAGAGAATTATTACTTTGGCTGGACCCACTAATGCCATCTTCAAAGCCTTTGCTATGATCATTGACAAACTGGAAGAG GACATCAGCAGCTCTATGACCAATAGCACAGCTGCCAGTAGACCCCCAGTCACCCTGAGGCTGGTGGTCCCTGCTAGTCAGTGTGGCTCTCTCATTGGGAAAGGTGGTTGCAAGATCAAGGAAATACGAGAG AGTACAGGGGCTCAGGTCCAGGTGGCAGGGGATATGCTCCCCAACTCAACTGAGCGGGCCATCACTATTGCTGGCATTCCGCAATCCATCATTGAGTGTGTGAAACAGATCTGCGTGGTCATGTTGGA gactcTCTCCCAGTCCCCCCCGAAGGGCGTGACCATCCCGTACCGGCCCAAGCCGTCCAGTTCTCCAGTCATCTTTGCAGGTGGTCAG GACAGGTACAGCACAGGCAGCGACAGTGCGAGCTTTCCCCACACCACCCCGTCCATGTGCCTCAACCCTGACCTGGAGGGACCACCTCTAGAG GCCTATACCATTCAAGGACAGTATGCCATTCCACAGCCAGAT TTGACCAAGCTCCACCAGTTGGCAATGCAACAGTCTCATTTTCCCATGACGCATGGCAACACCGGATTCAGTG GCATTGAATCCAGCTCTCCAGAGGTGAAAGGCTATTGGg CAGGTTTGGATGCATCTGCTCAGACTACTTCTCATGAACTCACCATTCCAAATGAT TTGATTGGCTGCATAATCGGGCGTCAGGGCGCCAAAATCAATGAGATCCGTCAGATGTCTGGGGCGCAGATCAAAATTGCGAACCCAGTGGAAGGATCTACTGATAGGCAGGTTACCATCACTGGATCTGCTGCCAGCATTAGCCTGGCTCAATATCTAATCAATGTCAG CCGTCCCTGGACTTAG
- the PCBP2 gene encoding poly(rC)-binding protein 2 isoform X46, which yields MDTGVIEGGLNVTLTIRLLMHGKEVGSIIGKKGESVKKMREESGARINISEGNCPERIITLAGPTNAIFKAFAMIIDKLEEDISSSMTNSTAASRPPVTLRLVVPASQCGSLIGKGGCKIKEIRESTGAQVQVAGDMLPNSTERAITIAGIPQSIIECVKQICVVMLESPPKGVTIPYRPKPSSSPVIFAGGQAYTIQGQYAIPQPDLTKLHQLAMQQSHFPMTHGNTGFSAGLDASAQTTSHELTIPNDLIGCIIGRQGAKINEIRQMSGAQIKIANPVEGSTDRQVTITGSAASISLAQYLINVSRPWT from the exons ATGGACACCGGTGTGATTGAAGGTGGATTAAATGTCACTCTCACCATCCGGCTACTTATGCATGGAAAG GAAGTTGGCAGTATCATCGGAAAG AAAGGAGAATCGGTTAAGAAGATGCGCGAGGAG AGTGGTGCACGTATCAACATCTCAGAAGGGAATTGTCCTGAGAGAATTATTACTTTGGCTGGACCCACTAATGCCATCTTCAAAGCCTTTGCTATGATCATTGACAAACTGGAAGAG GACATCAGCAGCTCTATGACCAATAGCACAGCTGCCAGTAGACCCCCAGTCACCCTGAGGCTGGTGGTCCCTGCTAGTCAGTGTGGCTCTCTCATTGGGAAAGGTGGTTGCAAGATCAAGGAAATACGAGAG AGTACAGGGGCTCAGGTCCAGGTGGCAGGGGATATGCTCCCCAACTCAACTGAGCGGGCCATCACTATTGCTGGCATTCCGCAATCCATCATTGAGTGTGTGAAACAGATCTGCGTGGTCATGTTGGAG TCCCCCCCGAAGGGCGTGACCATCCCGTACCGGCCCAAGCCGTCCAGTTCTCCAGTCATCTTTGCAGGTGGTCAG GCCTATACCATTCAAGGACAGTATGCCATTCCACAGCCAGAT TTGACCAAGCTCCACCAGTTGGCAATGCAACAGTCTCATTTTCCCATGACGCATGGCAACACCGGATTCAGTG CAGGTTTGGATGCATCTGCTCAGACTACTTCTCATGAACTCACCATTCCAAATGAT TTGATTGGCTGCATAATCGGGCGTCAGGGCGCCAAAATCAATGAGATCCGTCAGATGTCTGGGGCGCAGATCAAAATTGCGAACCCAGTGGAAGGATCTACTGATAGGCAGGTTACCATCACTGGATCTGCTGCCAGCATTAGCCTGGCTCAATATCTAATCAATGTCAG CCGTCCCTGGACTTAG
- the PCBP2 gene encoding poly(rC)-binding protein 2 isoform X19 — protein sequence MDTGVIEGGLNVTLTIRLLMHGKFSPFQEVGSIIGKKGESVKKMREESGARINISEGNCPERIITLAGPTNAIFKAFAMIIDKLEEDISSSMTNSTAASRPPVTLRLVVPASQCGSLIGKGGCKIKEIRESTGAQVQVAGDMLPNSTERAITIAGIPQSIIECVKQICVVMLETLSQSPPKGVTIPYRPKPSSSPVIFAGGQDRYSTGSDSASFPHTTPSMCLNPDLEGPPLEAYTIQGQYAIPQPDLTKLHQLAMQQSHFPMTHGNTGFSGIESSSPEVKGYWAGLDASAQTTSHELTIPNDLIGCIIGRQGAKINEIRQMSGAQIKIANPVEGSTDRQVTITGSAASISLAQYLINVRLSSETGGMGSS from the exons ATGGACACCGGTGTGATTGAAGGTGGATTAAATGTCACTCTCACCATCCGGCTACTTATGCATGGAAAG TTTTCTCCATTTCAGGAAGTTGGCAGTATCATCGGAAAG AAAGGAGAATCGGTTAAGAAGATGCGCGAGGAG AGTGGTGCACGTATCAACATCTCAGAAGGGAATTGTCCTGAGAGAATTATTACTTTGGCTGGACCCACTAATGCCATCTTCAAAGCCTTTGCTATGATCATTGACAAACTGGAAGAG GACATCAGCAGCTCTATGACCAATAGCACAGCTGCCAGTAGACCCCCAGTCACCCTGAGGCTGGTGGTCCCTGCTAGTCAGTGTGGCTCTCTCATTGGGAAAGGTGGTTGCAAGATCAAGGAAATACGAGAG AGTACAGGGGCTCAGGTCCAGGTGGCAGGGGATATGCTCCCCAACTCAACTGAGCGGGCCATCACTATTGCTGGCATTCCGCAATCCATCATTGAGTGTGTGAAACAGATCTGCGTGGTCATGTTGGA gactcTCTCCCAGTCCCCCCCGAAGGGCGTGACCATCCCGTACCGGCCCAAGCCGTCCAGTTCTCCAGTCATCTTTGCAGGTGGTCAG GACAGGTACAGCACAGGCAGCGACAGTGCGAGCTTTCCCCACACCACCCCGTCCATGTGCCTCAACCCTGACCTGGAGGGACCACCTCTAGAG GCCTATACCATTCAAGGACAGTATGCCATTCCACAGCCAGAT TTGACCAAGCTCCACCAGTTGGCAATGCAACAGTCTCATTTTCCCATGACGCATGGCAACACCGGATTCAGTG GCATTGAATCCAGCTCTCCAGAGGTGAAAGGCTATTGGg CAGGTTTGGATGCATCTGCTCAGACTACTTCTCATGAACTCACCATTCCAAATGAT TTGATTGGCTGCATAATCGGGCGTCAGGGCGCCAAAATCAATGAGATCCGTCAGATGTCTGGGGCGCAGATCAAAATTGCGAACCCAGTGGAAGGATCTACTGATAGGCAGGTTACCATCACTGGATCTGCTGCCAGCATTAGCCTGGCTCAATATCTAATCAATGTCAG GCTTTCCTCGGAGACGGGTGGCATGGGGAGCAGCTAG
- the PCBP2 gene encoding poly(rC)-binding protein 2 isoform X34 codes for MDTGVIEGGLNVTLTIRLLMHGKFSPFQEVGSIIGKKGESVKKMREESGARINISEGNCPERIITLAGPTNAIFKAFAMIIDKLEEDISSSMTNSTAASRPPVTLRLVVPASQCGSLIGKGGCKIKEIRESTGAQVQVAGDMLPNSTERAITIAGIPQSIIECVKQICVVMLESPPKGVTIPYRPKPSSSPVIFAGGQDRYSTGSDSASFPHTTPSMCLNPDLEGPPLEAYTIQGQYAIPQPDLTKLHQLAMQQSHFPMTHGNTGFSAGLDASAQTTSHELTIPNDLIGCIIGRQGAKINEIRQMSGAQIKIANPVEGSTDRQVTITGSAASISLAQYLINVSRPWT; via the exons ATGGACACCGGTGTGATTGAAGGTGGATTAAATGTCACTCTCACCATCCGGCTACTTATGCATGGAAAG TTTTCTCCATTTCAGGAAGTTGGCAGTATCATCGGAAAG AAAGGAGAATCGGTTAAGAAGATGCGCGAGGAG AGTGGTGCACGTATCAACATCTCAGAAGGGAATTGTCCTGAGAGAATTATTACTTTGGCTGGACCCACTAATGCCATCTTCAAAGCCTTTGCTATGATCATTGACAAACTGGAAGAG GACATCAGCAGCTCTATGACCAATAGCACAGCTGCCAGTAGACCCCCAGTCACCCTGAGGCTGGTGGTCCCTGCTAGTCAGTGTGGCTCTCTCATTGGGAAAGGTGGTTGCAAGATCAAGGAAATACGAGAG AGTACAGGGGCTCAGGTCCAGGTGGCAGGGGATATGCTCCCCAACTCAACTGAGCGGGCCATCACTATTGCTGGCATTCCGCAATCCATCATTGAGTGTGTGAAACAGATCTGCGTGGTCATGTTGGAG TCCCCCCCGAAGGGCGTGACCATCCCGTACCGGCCCAAGCCGTCCAGTTCTCCAGTCATCTTTGCAGGTGGTCAG GACAGGTACAGCACAGGCAGCGACAGTGCGAGCTTTCCCCACACCACCCCGTCCATGTGCCTCAACCCTGACCTGGAGGGACCACCTCTAGAG GCCTATACCATTCAAGGACAGTATGCCATTCCACAGCCAGAT TTGACCAAGCTCCACCAGTTGGCAATGCAACAGTCTCATTTTCCCATGACGCATGGCAACACCGGATTCAGTG CAGGTTTGGATGCATCTGCTCAGACTACTTCTCATGAACTCACCATTCCAAATGAT TTGATTGGCTGCATAATCGGGCGTCAGGGCGCCAAAATCAATGAGATCCGTCAGATGTCTGGGGCGCAGATCAAAATTGCGAACCCAGTGGAAGGATCTACTGATAGGCAGGTTACCATCACTGGATCTGCTGCCAGCATTAGCCTGGCTCAATATCTAATCAATGTCAG CCGTCCCTGGACTTAG
- the PCBP2 gene encoding poly(rC)-binding protein 2 isoform X30, producing MDTGVIEGGLNVTLTIRLLMHGKFSPFQEVGSIIGKKGESVKKMREESGARINISEGNCPERIITLAGPTNAIFKAFAMIIDKLEEDISSSMTNSTAASRPPVTLRLVVPASQCGSLIGKGGCKIKEIRESTGAQVQVAGDMLPNSTERAITIAGIPQSIIECVKQICVVMLESPPKGVTIPYRPKPSSSPVIFAGGQDRYSTGSDSASFPHTTPSMCLNPDLEGPPLEAYTIQGQYAIPQPDLTKLHQLAMQQSHFPMTHGNTGFSAGLDASAQTTSHELTIPNDLIGCIIGRQGAKINEIRQMSGAQIKIANPVEGSTDRQVTITGSAASISLAQYLINVRLSSETGGMGSS from the exons ATGGACACCGGTGTGATTGAAGGTGGATTAAATGTCACTCTCACCATCCGGCTACTTATGCATGGAAAG TTTTCTCCATTTCAGGAAGTTGGCAGTATCATCGGAAAG AAAGGAGAATCGGTTAAGAAGATGCGCGAGGAG AGTGGTGCACGTATCAACATCTCAGAAGGGAATTGTCCTGAGAGAATTATTACTTTGGCTGGACCCACTAATGCCATCTTCAAAGCCTTTGCTATGATCATTGACAAACTGGAAGAG GACATCAGCAGCTCTATGACCAATAGCACAGCTGCCAGTAGACCCCCAGTCACCCTGAGGCTGGTGGTCCCTGCTAGTCAGTGTGGCTCTCTCATTGGGAAAGGTGGTTGCAAGATCAAGGAAATACGAGAG AGTACAGGGGCTCAGGTCCAGGTGGCAGGGGATATGCTCCCCAACTCAACTGAGCGGGCCATCACTATTGCTGGCATTCCGCAATCCATCATTGAGTGTGTGAAACAGATCTGCGTGGTCATGTTGGAG TCCCCCCCGAAGGGCGTGACCATCCCGTACCGGCCCAAGCCGTCCAGTTCTCCAGTCATCTTTGCAGGTGGTCAG GACAGGTACAGCACAGGCAGCGACAGTGCGAGCTTTCCCCACACCACCCCGTCCATGTGCCTCAACCCTGACCTGGAGGGACCACCTCTAGAG GCCTATACCATTCAAGGACAGTATGCCATTCCACAGCCAGAT TTGACCAAGCTCCACCAGTTGGCAATGCAACAGTCTCATTTTCCCATGACGCATGGCAACACCGGATTCAGTG CAGGTTTGGATGCATCTGCTCAGACTACTTCTCATGAACTCACCATTCCAAATGAT TTGATTGGCTGCATAATCGGGCGTCAGGGCGCCAAAATCAATGAGATCCGTCAGATGTCTGGGGCGCAGATCAAAATTGCGAACCCAGTGGAAGGATCTACTGATAGGCAGGTTACCATCACTGGATCTGCTGCCAGCATTAGCCTGGCTCAATATCTAATCAATGTCAG GCTTTCCTCGGAGACGGGTGGCATGGGGAGCAGCTAG
- the PCBP2 gene encoding poly(rC)-binding protein 2 isoform X35 has protein sequence MDTGVIEGGLNVTLTIRLLMHGKEVGSIIGKKGESVKKMREESGARINISEGNCPERIITLAGPTNAIFKAFAMIIDKLEEDISSSMTNSTAASRPPVTLRLVVPASQCGSLIGKGGCKIKEIRESTGAQVQVAGDMLPNSTERAITIAGIPQSIIECVKQICVVMLESPPKGVTIPYRPKPSSSPVIFAGGQDRYSTGSDSASFPHTTPSMCLNPDLEGPPLEAYTIQGQYAIPQPDLTKLHQLAMQQSHFPMTHGNTGFSAGLDASAQTTSHELTIPNDLIGCIIGRQGAKINEIRQMSGAQIKIANPVEGSTDRQVTITGSAASISLAQYLINVSRPWT, from the exons ATGGACACCGGTGTGATTGAAGGTGGATTAAATGTCACTCTCACCATCCGGCTACTTATGCATGGAAAG GAAGTTGGCAGTATCATCGGAAAG AAAGGAGAATCGGTTAAGAAGATGCGCGAGGAG AGTGGTGCACGTATCAACATCTCAGAAGGGAATTGTCCTGAGAGAATTATTACTTTGGCTGGACCCACTAATGCCATCTTCAAAGCCTTTGCTATGATCATTGACAAACTGGAAGAG GACATCAGCAGCTCTATGACCAATAGCACAGCTGCCAGTAGACCCCCAGTCACCCTGAGGCTGGTGGTCCCTGCTAGTCAGTGTGGCTCTCTCATTGGGAAAGGTGGTTGCAAGATCAAGGAAATACGAGAG AGTACAGGGGCTCAGGTCCAGGTGGCAGGGGATATGCTCCCCAACTCAACTGAGCGGGCCATCACTATTGCTGGCATTCCGCAATCCATCATTGAGTGTGTGAAACAGATCTGCGTGGTCATGTTGGAG TCCCCCCCGAAGGGCGTGACCATCCCGTACCGGCCCAAGCCGTCCAGTTCTCCAGTCATCTTTGCAGGTGGTCAG GACAGGTACAGCACAGGCAGCGACAGTGCGAGCTTTCCCCACACCACCCCGTCCATGTGCCTCAACCCTGACCTGGAGGGACCACCTCTAGAG GCCTATACCATTCAAGGACAGTATGCCATTCCACAGCCAGAT TTGACCAAGCTCCACCAGTTGGCAATGCAACAGTCTCATTTTCCCATGACGCATGGCAACACCGGATTCAGTG CAGGTTTGGATGCATCTGCTCAGACTACTTCTCATGAACTCACCATTCCAAATGAT TTGATTGGCTGCATAATCGGGCGTCAGGGCGCCAAAATCAATGAGATCCGTCAGATGTCTGGGGCGCAGATCAAAATTGCGAACCCAGTGGAAGGATCTACTGATAGGCAGGTTACCATCACTGGATCTGCTGCCAGCATTAGCCTGGCTCAATATCTAATCAATGTCAG CCGTCCCTGGACTTAG
- the PCBP2 gene encoding poly(rC)-binding protein 2 isoform X16, which produces MDTGVIEGGLNVTLTIRLLMHGKEVGSIIGKKGESVKKMREESGARINISEGNCPERIITLAGPTNAIFKAFAMIIDKLEEDISSSMTNSTAASRPPVTLRLVVPASQCGSLIGKGGCKIKEIRESTGAQVQVAGDMLPNSTERAITIAGIPQSIIECVKQICVVMLESPPKGVTIPYRPKPSSSPVIFAGGQAYTIQGQYAIPQPDLTKLHQLAMQQSHFPMTHGNTGFSAGLDASAQTTSHELTIPNDLIGCIIGRQGAKINEIRQMSGAQIKIANPVEGSTDRQVTITGSAASISLAQYLINVSLENAKPSSQAASVTIPDHLSINLSQPSTPSSSSSSSTTTPSLATAGTSDAPSSLPNPLPTAPCVSSLLGMKPIPLLALNVVSAAKGTGASAATTTTSAVPCVTNKLKTEKQRFSPY; this is translated from the exons ATGGACACCGGTGTGATTGAAGGTGGATTAAATGTCACTCTCACCATCCGGCTACTTATGCATGGAAAG GAAGTTGGCAGTATCATCGGAAAG AAAGGAGAATCGGTTAAGAAGATGCGCGAGGAG AGTGGTGCACGTATCAACATCTCAGAAGGGAATTGTCCTGAGAGAATTATTACTTTGGCTGGACCCACTAATGCCATCTTCAAAGCCTTTGCTATGATCATTGACAAACTGGAAGAG GACATCAGCAGCTCTATGACCAATAGCACAGCTGCCAGTAGACCCCCAGTCACCCTGAGGCTGGTGGTCCCTGCTAGTCAGTGTGGCTCTCTCATTGGGAAAGGTGGTTGCAAGATCAAGGAAATACGAGAG AGTACAGGGGCTCAGGTCCAGGTGGCAGGGGATATGCTCCCCAACTCAACTGAGCGGGCCATCACTATTGCTGGCATTCCGCAATCCATCATTGAGTGTGTGAAACAGATCTGCGTGGTCATGTTGGAG TCCCCCCCGAAGGGCGTGACCATCCCGTACCGGCCCAAGCCGTCCAGTTCTCCAGTCATCTTTGCAGGTGGTCAG GCCTATACCATTCAAGGACAGTATGCCATTCCACAGCCAGAT TTGACCAAGCTCCACCAGTTGGCAATGCAACAGTCTCATTTTCCCATGACGCATGGCAACACCGGATTCAGTG CAGGTTTGGATGCATCTGCTCAGACTACTTCTCATGAACTCACCATTCCAAATGAT TTGATTGGCTGCATAATCGGGCGTCAGGGCGCCAAAATCAATGAGATCCGTCAGATGTCTGGGGCGCAGATCAAAATTGCGAACCCAGTGGAAGGATCTACTGATAGGCAGGTTACCATCACTGGATCTGCTGCCAGCATTAGCCTGGCTCAATATCTAATCAATGTCAG TTTAGAAAACGCTAAACCCTCCTCCCAGGCAGCCTCCGTCACGATCCCTGATCACCTCAGCATCAACCTCTCTCAACCCTCcaccccttcttcttcttcttcctcctccaccaccaccccctcGCTCGCCACAGCGGGGACCTCCGACGCACCCTCCAGCCTCCCCAACCCTCTTCCGACCGCCCCTTGTGTCTCCAGTCTGCTTGGcatgaaacccatccctctcctGGCTCTAAATGTTGTGTCTGCTGCTAAGGGTACCGGGGCTTcagctgccaccaccaccacctctgctgTGCCATGTGTAACTAACAAACTGAAAACCGAGAAACAGAGATTCTCCCCCTACTGA
- the PCBP2 gene encoding poly(rC)-binding protein 2 isoform X47, which produces MDTGVIEGGLNVTLTIRLLMHGKEVGSIIGKKGESVKKMREESGARINISEGNCPERIITLAGPTNAIFKAFAMIIDKLEEDISSSMTNSTAASRPPVTLRLVVPASQCGSLIGKGGCKIKEIRESTGAQVQVAGDMLPNSTERAITIAGIPQSIIECVKQICVVMLESPPKGVTIPYRPKPSSSPVIFAGGQLTKLHQLAMQQSHFPMTHGNTGFSAGLDASAQTTSHELTIPNDLIGCIIGRQGAKINEIRQMSGAQIKIANPVEGSTDRQVTITGSAASISLAQYLINVRLSSETGGMGSS; this is translated from the exons ATGGACACCGGTGTGATTGAAGGTGGATTAAATGTCACTCTCACCATCCGGCTACTTATGCATGGAAAG GAAGTTGGCAGTATCATCGGAAAG AAAGGAGAATCGGTTAAGAAGATGCGCGAGGAG AGTGGTGCACGTATCAACATCTCAGAAGGGAATTGTCCTGAGAGAATTATTACTTTGGCTGGACCCACTAATGCCATCTTCAAAGCCTTTGCTATGATCATTGACAAACTGGAAGAG GACATCAGCAGCTCTATGACCAATAGCACAGCTGCCAGTAGACCCCCAGTCACCCTGAGGCTGGTGGTCCCTGCTAGTCAGTGTGGCTCTCTCATTGGGAAAGGTGGTTGCAAGATCAAGGAAATACGAGAG AGTACAGGGGCTCAGGTCCAGGTGGCAGGGGATATGCTCCCCAACTCAACTGAGCGGGCCATCACTATTGCTGGCATTCCGCAATCCATCATTGAGTGTGTGAAACAGATCTGCGTGGTCATGTTGGAG TCCCCCCCGAAGGGCGTGACCATCCCGTACCGGCCCAAGCCGTCCAGTTCTCCAGTCATCTTTGCAGGTGGTCAG TTGACCAAGCTCCACCAGTTGGCAATGCAACAGTCTCATTTTCCCATGACGCATGGCAACACCGGATTCAGTG CAGGTTTGGATGCATCTGCTCAGACTACTTCTCATGAACTCACCATTCCAAATGAT TTGATTGGCTGCATAATCGGGCGTCAGGGCGCCAAAATCAATGAGATCCGTCAGATGTCTGGGGCGCAGATCAAAATTGCGAACCCAGTGGAAGGATCTACTGATAGGCAGGTTACCATCACTGGATCTGCTGCCAGCATTAGCCTGGCTCAATATCTAATCAATGTCAG GCTTTCCTCGGAGACGGGTGGCATGGGGAGCAGCTAG
- the PCBP2 gene encoding poly(rC)-binding protein 2 isoform X10, translated as MDTGVIEGGLNVTLTIRLLMHGKFSPFQEVGSIIGKKGESVKKMREESGARINISEGNCPERIITLAGPTNAIFKAFAMIIDKLEEDISSSMTNSTAASRPPVTLRLVVPASQCGSLIGKGGCKIKEIRESTGAQVQVAGDMLPNSTERAITIAGIPQSIIECVKQICVVMLETLSQSPPKGVTIPYRPKPSSSPVIFAGGQAYTIQGQYAIPQPDLTKLHQLAMQQSHFPMTHGNTGFSGIESSSPEVKGYWAGLDASAQTTSHELTIPNDLIGCIIGRQGAKINEIRQMSGAQIKIANPVEGSTDRQVTITGSAASISLAQYLINVSLENAKPSSQAASVTIPDHLSINLSQPSTPSSSSSSSTTTPSLATAGTSDAPSSLPNPLPTAPCVSSLLGMKPIPLLALNVVSAAKGTGASAATTTTSAVPCVTNKLKTEKQRFSPY; from the exons ATGGACACCGGTGTGATTGAAGGTGGATTAAATGTCACTCTCACCATCCGGCTACTTATGCATGGAAAG TTTTCTCCATTTCAGGAAGTTGGCAGTATCATCGGAAAG AAAGGAGAATCGGTTAAGAAGATGCGCGAGGAG AGTGGTGCACGTATCAACATCTCAGAAGGGAATTGTCCTGAGAGAATTATTACTTTGGCTGGACCCACTAATGCCATCTTCAAAGCCTTTGCTATGATCATTGACAAACTGGAAGAG GACATCAGCAGCTCTATGACCAATAGCACAGCTGCCAGTAGACCCCCAGTCACCCTGAGGCTGGTGGTCCCTGCTAGTCAGTGTGGCTCTCTCATTGGGAAAGGTGGTTGCAAGATCAAGGAAATACGAGAG AGTACAGGGGCTCAGGTCCAGGTGGCAGGGGATATGCTCCCCAACTCAACTGAGCGGGCCATCACTATTGCTGGCATTCCGCAATCCATCATTGAGTGTGTGAAACAGATCTGCGTGGTCATGTTGGA gactcTCTCCCAGTCCCCCCCGAAGGGCGTGACCATCCCGTACCGGCCCAAGCCGTCCAGTTCTCCAGTCATCTTTGCAGGTGGTCAG GCCTATACCATTCAAGGACAGTATGCCATTCCACAGCCAGAT TTGACCAAGCTCCACCAGTTGGCAATGCAACAGTCTCATTTTCCCATGACGCATGGCAACACCGGATTCAGTG GCATTGAATCCAGCTCTCCAGAGGTGAAAGGCTATTGGg CAGGTTTGGATGCATCTGCTCAGACTACTTCTCATGAACTCACCATTCCAAATGAT TTGATTGGCTGCATAATCGGGCGTCAGGGCGCCAAAATCAATGAGATCCGTCAGATGTCTGGGGCGCAGATCAAAATTGCGAACCCAGTGGAAGGATCTACTGATAGGCAGGTTACCATCACTGGATCTGCTGCCAGCATTAGCCTGGCTCAATATCTAATCAATGTCAG TTTAGAAAACGCTAAACCCTCCTCCCAGGCAGCCTCCGTCACGATCCCTGATCACCTCAGCATCAACCTCTCTCAACCCTCcaccccttcttcttcttcttcctcctccaccaccaccccctcGCTCGCCACAGCGGGGACCTCCGACGCACCCTCCAGCCTCCCCAACCCTCTTCCGACCGCCCCTTGTGTCTCCAGTCTGCTTGGcatgaaacccatccctctcctGGCTCTAAATGTTGTGTCTGCTGCTAAGGGTACCGGGGCTTcagctgccaccaccaccacctctgctgTGCCATGTGTAACTAACAAACTGAAAACCGAGAAACAGAGATTCTCCCCCTACTGA